A genomic stretch from Bradyrhizobium quebecense includes:
- a CDS encoding conjugal transfer protein TraG, protein MFPAKIYVGQIAVVLGIVVVSTWGATQWTAAALGYQQRLGEPWFLIVGYPVYLPWRLFEWWFAFEAYAPEIFEEGGGIAAGGGIAGALFAIVNSVWRARQSQMVTTYGSARWATPKEIKAAGLFASKGVFLGRLENNYLRHDGPEHVMCFAPTRSGKGVGLVLPTLLSWTSSAVVHDIKGENWELTSGWRSTFSHCLLFNPTDSRSARYNPLLEVRKGAAEVRDVQNIADILVDPEGALERRTHWEKTSHSLLVGVILHVLYAEEKKTLTRVTEILADPAQSFEKTLRIMLATNHLGTEAEPKVHPVVAATARELLNKSENERSGVLSTAVSFLGLYRDPVVSRNTEYCDWRIADLVSADKPVTLYLVVPPSDISRTKPLIRLILNQIGRRLTETLNVNQTGRMQRQLLMMLDEFPALGRLDFFESALAFMAGYGIRAYLIAQSLNQIAKAYGENNAILDNCHVRIAFAANDERTAKRISDALGTATELRAQRNYAGHRLAPWLGHVMVSRQETARPLLTPGEVMQLPPEQAIVLVSGLAPVRAMKLRHYEDANFVSRLRKSPSLTGEVYADRPAARPDNWSGQVRSTDLRLATLRYRELMQAGGEEGGLKQQLPLFDEAAPTGNDARAIEERLLDDESDVAADRSQMQQAANASSAVRRAHAVTRNDDDLLPSF, encoded by the coding sequence ATGTTTCCAGCAAAAATCTATGTCGGTCAGATCGCCGTCGTGCTCGGCATCGTCGTGGTGTCGACCTGGGGCGCGACGCAATGGACGGCTGCAGCTCTCGGCTATCAGCAGCGCCTCGGCGAACCTTGGTTTCTGATCGTCGGCTACCCTGTCTATCTGCCTTGGCGGTTGTTCGAATGGTGGTTCGCCTTTGAAGCCTATGCTCCCGAGATCTTCGAGGAGGGTGGAGGAATCGCCGCCGGCGGCGGCATCGCGGGCGCGCTCTTTGCGATCGTCAATTCGGTGTGGCGCGCGCGCCAAAGCCAGATGGTGACGACCTACGGTTCGGCTCGGTGGGCGACCCCAAAGGAAATCAAGGCGGCCGGCCTGTTCGCGTCTAAGGGCGTTTTCTTGGGGCGCCTCGAGAACAACTATCTGCGCCACGACGGACCGGAGCATGTCATGTGCTTTGCGCCCACCCGTTCGGGCAAGGGCGTGGGGTTGGTGTTACCGACACTGCTGTCCTGGACGTCGTCGGCAGTGGTGCACGACATCAAGGGCGAAAACTGGGAATTGACCTCCGGCTGGCGCTCGACGTTCTCGCATTGCCTCCTGTTCAATCCCACGGATTCGCGCAGCGCCCGCTACAATCCGCTGCTTGAGGTGCGCAAGGGGGCGGCCGAAGTCCGCGACGTCCAGAACATCGCCGACATCCTGGTCGACCCCGAAGGCGCGCTCGAACGCCGCACCCATTGGGAAAAGACCAGCCATTCGCTGCTGGTCGGCGTCATTCTCCACGTCCTGTATGCGGAAGAGAAGAAGACGCTCACCCGCGTCACGGAGATCCTGGCCGACCCTGCGCAGTCCTTTGAGAAGACGCTCAGGATCATGCTGGCCACCAATCATCTCGGCACCGAGGCCGAGCCGAAAGTGCATCCGGTCGTCGCCGCGACCGCACGAGAGCTGCTTAACAAGTCCGAAAACGAACGCTCCGGCGTTCTGTCGACTGCCGTGAGCTTTCTCGGCCTCTACCGCGATCCCGTCGTCAGCCGAAACACCGAATACTGTGATTGGCGCATCGCTGACCTCGTGAGCGCGGACAAGCCGGTCACGCTTTATCTCGTTGTTCCGCCGTCGGACATCAGCCGTACAAAGCCGCTGATCAGGCTGATTCTCAACCAGATCGGTCGGCGACTAACCGAGACTTTGAACGTCAATCAAACCGGCCGAATGCAGCGCCAGCTCCTGATGATGCTGGACGAGTTTCCTGCGCTCGGCCGGCTCGACTTCTTCGAAAGTGCGCTCGCATTTATGGCGGGCTACGGCATCCGCGCCTACCTAATCGCGCAGTCGCTCAACCAGATCGCAAAAGCATACGGGGAGAACAACGCGATCCTCGACAATTGCCACGTCCGCATTGCTTTTGCAGCGAATGACGAGCGCACCGCCAAGCGGATTTCGGACGCGCTGGGGACCGCGACAGAACTGCGTGCGCAGCGCAACTATGCCGGCCATCGGCTGGCTCCCTGGCTCGGTCATGTCATGGTCAGCCGTCAGGAGACCGCACGTCCTTTGTTGACGCCGGGCGAGGTGATGCAGCTGCCGCCCGAGCAGGCCATCGTGCTGGTTTCTGGACTTGCACCGGTCCGAGCAATGAAGCTTCGGCACTACGAGGACGCAAACTTCGTCAGCCGCTTGCGCAAGTCGCCGTCCTTGACGGGCGAGGTGTATGCCGACCGGCCGGCAGCACGCCCTGACAATTGGAGCGGCCAGGTGCGCTCCACCGACCTTCGCCTTGCGACCCTGCGGTATCGCGAGCTCATGCAGGCGGGCGGCGAGGAGGGCGGTCTCAAGCAGCAATTGCCGTTGTTCGATGAGGCCGCACCGACCGGAAACGACGCTCGTGCCATCGAGGAGCGATTGCTTGACGACGAGTCTGACGTCGCCGCCGACCGCAGCCAGATGCAGCAGGCAGCAAATGCCTCGAGCGCCGTACGCAGAGCCCACGCCGTCACCCGCAACGATGACGATCTTCTCCCCTCATTCTGA
- a CDS encoding TrbC/VirB2 family protein → MELGAVSVCMLLSASAAHAAGSGMPWEAPLERVLESVQGPVAKIVAVIIITVTGISLAFGDTSGGFRKMVQVVFGLSIAFAASSFFLSFFSFGGGALI, encoded by the coding sequence ATGGAGCTCGGCGCGGTCTCGGTCTGCATGCTTCTCAGCGCCTCGGCGGCGCACGCTGCCGGTTCGGGCATGCCATGGGAAGCCCCGCTCGAGCGCGTCCTGGAATCCGTCCAGGGACCGGTCGCCAAGATCGTCGCCGTCATCATCATCACTGTGACCGGCATCTCGCTGGCCTTTGGCGACACCTCCGGTGGCTTCCGCAAGATGGTCCAGGTCGTGTTCGGCCTGTCCATCGCCTTTGCTGCGAGCTCCTTCTTTCTTTCGTTCTTCTCGTTCGGTGGCGGAGCACTGATCTGA
- the rlxS gene encoding relaxase/mobilization nuclease RlxS (I built this because a sul1 chimera in AMR looks like the C-terminus.), with protein MALAESSPSPYSAQRNGELEQLRLRLGERSLASHIGGSFKRRMRAMREIDDEFEVKLGRIGNRRARKATSYLRRVRQEAAKAGAGVRTASSFSGGRIGRGRAQGAVLVGRGRNPGQRRVVIKARIVRIKSGDLGAVRAHLRYVQRDGVTREAEPGELYDASNDRADGKSFAERSTGDRHQFRFIVAPEDSSELADMKPFVRDLMRQMEQDLDTRLDWVAADHFNTGHPHTHVVLRGKDGEGNDLVIARDYIAHGLRSRAAELITRELGPETEFEVARKLQQEITAERLTRLDRSILRDAAEGALELGALSGREPAWQTARIGRLRALARMGLAEEAEPGRWRIDPELEPKLRRMGERGDIIKTMHREMAAAGVSRAAGDYAIFDPERHGQHLVGRVVGEGFADELTERRYVVIDGVDGRTHYAELGILRANEEPPVRNTILELRSRVAEPRAIDRTIAEIAARHGGIYSDRLHREFAPQASGEFVRTHVRRLEAMRREGMVSRLADGGWSVGRDYLDRALRYEQLQQSRAPVRIAVLSWQRLEDLPQALGATWLDRKLVGKEPNELASTGFGAAVETALRARRQWLIEQGLAREEGGQMRFARNMLETLKTRELTRTAAEISARTGLEHVDAKTGDKIEGVYRRMLTLNSGRFAVIERSHEFVLVPWRPVLERVRGQLVTGQIGGEGISWSIGMKRGLGL; from the coding sequence TTGGCGCTCGCTGAATCCTCTCCGTCACCATATTCGGCCCAACGCAATGGCGAGCTTGAGCAATTGCGTCTGCGTCTTGGCGAGCGCTCGTTGGCTTCACATATCGGCGGCTCGTTCAAACGCCGGATGCGGGCCATGCGAGAGATCGACGACGAATTCGAAGTGAAACTTGGACGGATCGGCAACCGCAGAGCCAGGAAAGCGACCAGCTATCTTCGACGCGTCCGCCAGGAGGCGGCCAAAGCTGGCGCCGGTGTTCGGACGGCCTCGTCGTTCAGCGGCGGTCGCATCGGGCGCGGCCGCGCGCAAGGTGCGGTGCTGGTCGGGCGCGGGCGGAATCCGGGCCAGCGCCGCGTCGTGATCAAGGCCCGGATCGTGCGGATTAAGTCAGGCGACCTAGGTGCCGTACGAGCTCACCTGCGATACGTCCAGCGCGACGGTGTCACACGCGAGGCCGAGCCGGGGGAGCTCTACGACGCCAGCAATGACCGCGCCGATGGCAAGAGCTTTGCGGAACGCAGCACCGGCGATCGCCACCAGTTCCGGTTTATCGTGGCGCCTGAGGACAGCTCGGAGCTGGCGGACATGAAACCCTTCGTCCGCGACCTCATGCGGCAGATGGAGCAGGATCTCGACACCAGGCTCGACTGGGTCGCTGCTGATCATTTCAACACCGGCCATCCCCATACCCACGTCGTCCTGCGCGGCAAGGATGGCGAAGGAAACGATCTCGTCATCGCGCGCGACTATATCGCTCATGGTCTTCGCTCGCGGGCAGCGGAGCTCATCACGCGAGAGCTCGGCCCGGAAACGGAATTCGAGGTCGCACGTAAGCTTCAGCAGGAGATCACGGCCGAGCGGTTAACGCGGCTCGATCGGAGTATCCTGCGAGATGCTGCCGAAGGAGCTCTTGAGTTGGGTGCTCTGTCTGGACGGGAGCCCGCCTGGCAAACGGCGCGGATCGGACGGCTGCGAGCCTTGGCGCGCATGGGGTTGGCGGAAGAGGCTGAACCGGGGCGTTGGCGGATCGACCCTGAGCTCGAGCCCAAGCTGAGACGCATGGGGGAGCGCGGCGACATCATCAAGACCATGCATCGCGAGATGGCCGCGGCAGGAGTTTCGCGAGCCGCCGGCGACTACGCGATCTTCGATCCGGAGCGACACGGTCAGCATCTGGTCGGGCGGGTCGTCGGCGAAGGGTTTGCAGATGAACTGACAGAGCGCCGCTATGTGGTGATCGACGGGGTCGACGGGCGGACGCACTATGCGGAGCTTGGTATCCTTCGTGCCAACGAAGAGCCGCCTGTCCGGAACACGATTCTGGAGCTCCGGTCGCGCGTCGCTGAGCCGCGCGCAATCGATCGGACGATCGCAGAGATCGCCGCCCGCCATGGCGGCATTTACAGCGACCGCCTGCACCGGGAATTCGCCCCGCAAGCATCAGGCGAATTTGTCAGAACCCACGTCCGTCGTCTGGAGGCGATGCGGCGCGAGGGGATGGTAAGCCGTCTTGCCGATGGCGGTTGGAGCGTGGGGCGGGATTATCTGGACCGGGCGCTTCGATACGAACAACTCCAGCAATCGCGCGCTCCGGTCCGGATCGCGGTGCTGTCGTGGCAAAGGCTCGAGGATCTGCCGCAGGCGCTGGGCGCAACTTGGCTGGATCGCAAGCTCGTTGGCAAGGAGCCCAATGAACTCGCATCGACCGGCTTTGGCGCGGCGGTCGAGACCGCCTTGCGAGCCAGACGGCAATGGCTGATCGAGCAGGGGTTGGCGCGGGAGGAAGGCGGTCAGATGCGCTTCGCGCGGAACATGCTCGAGACGCTCAAGACGCGCGAACTGACGCGGACCGCCGCGGAGATATCCGCGCGCACTGGCCTTGAGCATGTCGATGCTAAAACCGGCGACAAGATCGAGGGCGTCTACCGGCGCATGCTGACGCTGAACAGCGGACGGTTCGCCGTGATCGAGCGATCCCACGAGTTCGTGCTGGTGCCCTGGCGTCCGGTGCTGGAGCGGGTCCGCGGGCAATTGGTCACCGGCCAGATCGGCGGGGAGGGTATTTCCTGGTCAATCGGCATGAAGCGCGGATTGGGCCTTTAA
- the trbE gene encoding conjugal transfer protein TrbE codes for MSVTSRVNNVLKRFGSGWALFFDATRIPTGEYPRSEFPDAVSWLVDEERRAAFSGAAGVAWEDPSRPGGQHFESVLHLTLMYLPPAETVSRLEGLFLERPKERHGVERKRKRIRRGQPVESPAQGIQDDEIDDQQRFDSNEKGYRDQLQRFVQETDRAIDLLSSVLPEIWPLNDAETLTYLHSCVSTKRHPVNVPKIPAYLDCFLSDEPLTGGLSPAIGRSHLRALTVLGFPHVTFPGLLDELNRLGVAYRWATRFIPLDRTQANATLSRYRRQWFAKRKSLAAILKEVMFNEQAALLDTDASNKALDADAALSELGDDLVAFGYITTTVTVSDEDSHQADEKIRAVERVINSRGFTAIRESVNAVEAWLGGLPGQAYANIRQPIVHTLNLAHMCPLSAVWAGPERCEHLDGPPLLIAKTKGATPFRLSLHAGDVGHTIVVGPTGAGKSVLLSMLALQFRRYPNAQLITFDKGRSARATTLALSGAWYELGAKGGIAFQPLKDVAEEGARLWALDWLCGVLAHEHVTVTPEVKETLWSALRSLGSAPVSQRTMTGLVALLARDALRQALQPYTLEGPYGRFLDADSDRLSGADVLTFEMEELMALPGLVAPVLTYLFHTLEERFDGRPTLLVLDEAWVFLDDPLFASRIREWLKTLRKKNVAVIFATQSLADIADSQIAPAIIESCPSRIFLPNPRALEPTQTETYRRFGLNDTQVRLIAEAFPKRDYYLQSRAGNRLFELEQILIRHGHNRLRRRSSGTLGR; via the coding sequence ATGAGCGTCACGTCCCGCGTCAACAATGTCTTGAAGCGTTTTGGCTCAGGCTGGGCTCTGTTCTTTGATGCCACGCGCATTCCGACTGGCGAATATCCCCGCTCGGAATTCCCTGATGCGGTGTCCTGGCTGGTGGATGAAGAGCGGCGGGCTGCGTTCTCAGGCGCCGCTGGGGTGGCATGGGAGGATCCGTCACGCCCCGGCGGGCAGCATTTTGAAAGTGTGTTGCATCTGACCTTGATGTACCTGCCGCCTGCCGAGACAGTCTCGCGCCTCGAAGGTCTGTTTCTCGAGCGCCCTAAGGAGAGGCATGGTGTTGAGCGGAAGAGGAAGCGCATTCGTCGCGGCCAACCAGTCGAAAGTCCTGCGCAGGGCATCCAGGACGACGAGATTGACGACCAGCAGCGATTCGACAGCAACGAAAAAGGCTATCGCGATCAGCTTCAGAGATTCGTTCAGGAAACCGACCGGGCGATCGATCTGCTCTCGTCGGTCTTGCCCGAGATCTGGCCTCTGAACGATGCGGAGACGCTCACCTATCTTCATAGCTGCGTCTCGACCAAGCGCCATCCGGTCAACGTTCCCAAGATTCCGGCCTATCTCGATTGCTTCTTGAGCGATGAGCCGTTGACCGGGGGATTGTCTCCGGCGATCGGGCGGAGCCATCTGCGCGCACTGACCGTCCTTGGGTTTCCACACGTCACCTTTCCCGGCCTGCTCGACGAATTGAACCGGCTTGGCGTTGCCTACCGGTGGGCAACCCGGTTCATTCCGCTCGATCGCACACAGGCCAACGCGACGCTGTCGCGTTACCGGCGACAATGGTTTGCCAAGCGCAAATCGCTTGCCGCGATCCTTAAAGAGGTCATGTTTAACGAGCAGGCGGCGCTGCTCGACACCGACGCCAGCAACAAAGCTCTCGACGCCGACGCGGCGCTTTCCGAGCTTGGCGACGATCTGGTTGCCTTCGGTTATATCACCACGACCGTCACTGTCAGTGACGAGGACTCGCATCAGGCGGACGAGAAGATCCGCGCGGTCGAGCGGGTGATCAATAGCCGTGGGTTTACGGCCATCCGCGAGAGCGTCAATGCGGTTGAGGCCTGGCTCGGCGGCCTGCCGGGCCAAGCCTATGCCAATATCCGCCAGCCAATCGTTCATACGTTGAACCTCGCCCACATGTGCCCGTTGTCGGCAGTGTGGGCTGGACCTGAGCGGTGCGAGCATCTTGATGGACCGCCGCTTCTGATCGCCAAGACCAAAGGTGCGACCCCGTTCAGGCTGTCGCTCCACGCCGGCGACGTCGGGCATACGATCGTTGTCGGCCCCACAGGGGCGGGCAAGTCGGTCCTGCTGTCGATGCTCGCACTTCAATTTCGTCGCTATCCGAACGCGCAGCTGATCACGTTTGACAAGGGCCGATCGGCACGGGCCACAACGCTCGCGTTGTCGGGGGCTTGGTATGAACTGGGCGCCAAGGGCGGCATCGCCTTTCAGCCGCTCAAGGATGTCGCGGAAGAGGGAGCTCGGCTCTGGGCGCTCGACTGGCTCTGCGGCGTGCTCGCCCATGAGCACGTGACCGTAACGCCCGAAGTCAAGGAGACGCTCTGGTCGGCGCTCAGGAGCCTCGGGTCTGCGCCCGTCTCGCAGCGGACGATGACCGGCCTTGTGGCGCTACTTGCCCGCGATGCGCTGCGGCAGGCGCTGCAGCCTTACACGCTGGAAGGGCCTTACGGTCGCTTTCTTGACGCAGACTCGGACCGTCTTTCTGGCGCGGACGTGCTGACCTTCGAGATGGAGGAATTGATGGCGTTGCCTGGCTTGGTGGCACCGGTCCTGACCTATCTGTTCCACACCCTTGAAGAGCGCTTTGATGGCCGTCCCACGCTGCTGGTGCTGGATGAGGCCTGGGTGTTTCTGGACGACCCGCTGTTCGCAAGCCGGATTCGCGAATGGCTGAAGACGCTGCGCAAGAAGAACGTGGCCGTCATTTTCGCGACCCAGTCGCTCGCTGATATCGCCGACAGCCAGATTGCGCCTGCGATCATCGAATCCTGTCCAAGTCGAATATTCTTGCCAAACCCTCGTGCGCTGGAGCCGACGCAGACCGAGACCTATCGCCGGTTTGGCTTGAACGACACGCAGGTGCGCCTGATCGCGGAAGCATTCCCCAAGCGCGACTACTATCTGCAGTCCCGAGCGGGAAATCGCCTGTTCGAGCTAGAGCAGATTCTGATCAGACACGGTCATAACCGGCTGCGGCGAAGAAGTTCAGGCACTCTTGGGCGGTGA
- a CDS encoding CopG family transcriptional regulator — MAQRLELAAKRPGANKSAIVDAALDRFLNPERDTSGDAALIRRLDRMSRQLERADRDVSVLAETIALFIRYYLTITPPLPSQDQDAARALGRERFEMFVAQVGKRVASGGRLVADVMDRVSASKPDLFMRNLEEGAPLGAAQSGDTGSRAQSATGEPPEHSPAGREEVGNV; from the coding sequence GTGGCGCAACGGCTCGAACTCGCAGCCAAGCGTCCCGGAGCCAACAAGTCGGCCATTGTCGATGCTGCGCTGGATCGCTTCCTCAACCCTGAGCGGGACACGAGCGGCGATGCAGCGCTGATCCGACGGCTGGACCGGATGAGCCGGCAACTGGAACGAGCCGACCGCGACGTGAGCGTCCTGGCGGAGACCATCGCACTTTTCATCCGCTATTACCTGACCATCACCCCGCCGCTGCCTTCGCAGGATCAGGATGCAGCGCGTGCGCTGGGACGCGAGCGGTTCGAGATGTTTGTCGCCCAGGTCGGCAAGCGCGTCGCCTCCGGTGGCCGGCTTGTCGCCGACGTCATGGATCGCGTCAGCGCCTCCAAGCCTGATCTCTTCATGCGGAACCTCGAGGAGGGTGCTCCTCTGGGCGCGGCCCAATCTGGCGATACTGGATCCCGCGCGCAGAGCGCGACGGGTGAGCCGCCGGAGCATTCTCCGGCAGGGCGAGAGGAGGTTGGCAATGTCTGA
- a CDS encoding GSU2403 family nucleotidyltransferase fold protein, producing the protein MTSARLDITYQTLYSELAQRSLDESFTSEFSSNGRFVAVEVKDKKYWYFDTPKPEGGGQDRRYVGPVDDPEITKRVEAFKDLKADLKGRRRLVSTLTREAYLPRPLPMVGQVVEQLAKAGFFRMRGVLVGTVAYQCYSAVLGRRLDAVAMQTGDADFAQFHEISVAIKDTMPPILEVLRHVDPTFREVPSQADGRVSTQFVSRDNFKVEFLTPNQWSDDQAGKPVPMPALGGAAAFPLRFLDYLIYEPIRAVLLHGAGVPVLIPSPERYAIHKLIVGSRRKQDRDGTAKSAKDRLQARSIIEAMIENRQHADLASAFMEAWDRGDQWRAAIRTSIATYDDDFQTLLRTEFAKGVSEFGSDPANYDLVDKSTDKPAPPPK; encoded by the coding sequence ATGACCTCCGCCCGCCTCGATATCACCTATCAAACGCTATATTCGGAATTGGCCCAGCGTAGCCTCGATGAGAGCTTCACCTCCGAATTTTCCTCGAATGGAAGGTTCGTGGCTGTCGAAGTCAAGGACAAGAAGTACTGGTACTTCGACACACCCAAGCCAGAGGGGGGCGGCCAGGATCGCCGCTACGTCGGTCCAGTGGATGATCCTGAAATCACCAAGCGGGTTGAGGCATTCAAAGATCTGAAGGCCGACCTGAAGGGACGTCGCCGGCTGGTTTCCACGCTGACCCGCGAGGCCTATCTGCCGCGGCCCTTACCCATGGTCGGCCAAGTCGTGGAGCAACTGGCCAAGGCCGGCTTTTTCCGCATGAGGGGGGTGCTCGTGGGAACAGTGGCCTACCAATGTTACTCCGCCGTGCTCGGCCGACGCCTTGATGCGGTCGCCATGCAGACTGGCGATGCCGACTTTGCGCAATTCCATGAAATCTCGGTCGCGATCAAAGATACCATGCCTCCGATCCTGGAGGTACTTCGACATGTCGATCCGACTTTTCGCGAGGTTCCGAGCCAGGCCGACGGCAGGGTCTCCACCCAATTCGTGTCGAGGGACAACTTCAAGGTGGAATTCCTGACGCCGAACCAGTGGTCCGATGATCAAGCAGGCAAGCCAGTTCCGATGCCGGCGCTCGGTGGTGCGGCGGCATTTCCGCTGCGCTTTCTCGATTACCTGATTTACGAGCCCATCCGTGCCGTGCTGCTGCATGGTGCAGGCGTGCCGGTTCTCATTCCATCTCCAGAACGATATGCCATCCACAAGCTGATCGTCGGATCCCGCCGAAAGCAAGACCGCGACGGGACGGCCAAGAGCGCGAAGGATCGACTTCAAGCCAGATCGATCATTGAAGCAATGATCGAGAACCGGCAGCATGCTGATCTTGCCTCCGCCTTCATGGAGGCATGGGATCGTGGTGACCAGTGGAGAGCTGCGATCCGCACCAGCATTGCGACCTATGACGATGACTTCCAGACGTTGCTCCGAACCGAATTTGCGAAGGGTGTATCCGAGTTCGGCTCCGATCCAGCCAATTACGATCTGGTAGACAAGTCCACCGACAAGCCGGCTCCACCGCCAAAATGA
- a CDS encoding IS630 family transposase (programmed frameshift): MAKPLSPDLRLRIIRAVEEEGMSCRGAAGRFGVAPSTAIELVNEWRSTGACEAGAQGGDRRSARIEGHAAEILSLVKATPDMTLAEIADHLLKVHGERFVPSVVWRFFDRRNITRSKKTSHASEQDRPDVAAERAAWKASQPEIGIHRLVFIDETGASTKMARRYGRSPYGQRCVAALPHGHWKTTTFVGALRATGMTAPMVLDGPMDGLAFEAYVTQVLVPTLRPGDIVVMDNLAAHKRAEVGIAIDAVGAQLLYLPPYSPDLNPIEMAFAKLKAALRKAAARSIEALDNAIATALTAFTAQECLNFFAAAGYDRV, translated from the exons ATGGCTAAGCCGCTCTCGCCGGACCTTCGCCTTCGCATTATTCGGGCTGTGGAAGAGGAAGGCATGAGCTGTCGGGGCGCCGCCGGCCGGTTCGGCGTAGCGCCATCGACAGCGATCGAACTGGTCAACGAATGGCGCAGCACCGGCGCTTGTGAGGCGGGAGCGCAGGGCGGAGACAGACGTTCAGCTCGGATCGAGGGTCATGCTGCGGAGATCCTCTCCCTGGTCAAGGCTACGCCTGACATGACGCTGGCCGAGATCGCTGACCATCTCCTCAAAGTCCACGGCGAGCGTTTCGTGCCGAGCGTGGTCTGGCGATTCTTCGATCGCCGCAACATCAC ACGTTCAAAAAAAACATCGCACGCCAGCGAGCAGGATCGGCCGGACGTGGCCGCTGAACGCGCGGCGTGGAAGGCATCTCAGCCTGAGATCGGCATCCATCGGTTGGTGTTTATCGACGAGACGGGAGCCTCGACCAAGATGGCGCGGCGCTATGGCCGCTCGCCGTACGGCCAGCGCTGTGTCGCAGCGCTCCCGCATGGTCATTGGAAGACGACGACCTTCGTCGGCGCGCTCAGAGCGACCGGCATGACTGCGCCGATGGTCCTTGACGGTCCCATGGATGGTCTGGCGTTCGAGGCTTACGTGACGCAAGTCCTCGTGCCGACACTCAGGCCCGGCGACATCGTGGTGATGGACAATCTCGCAGCACACAAGCGCGCCGAGGTCGGCATCGCAATCGATGCCGTGGGCGCCCAGCTCCTCTATTTGCCGCCTTATTCGCCCGACCTCAATCCGATCGAAATGGCCTTCGCCAAGCTCAAAGCCGCACTTCGAAAGGCCGCCGCCAGATCAATCGAGGCTTTGGACAACGCTATTGCCACCGCCCTGACCGCCTTCACCGCCCAAGAGTGCCTGAACTTCTTCGCCGCAGCCGGTTATGACCGTGTCTGA
- the trbB gene encoding P-type conjugative transfer ATPase TrbB, translating into MLRTAMGPAIALALEEPDVVEVMVNPDGRLWLDRHGTGRADTGVVLTPQESERIIRLVASHVRAEASGSSPIISAELPETGERFEGVLPPVSLAPCFAIRKPATTTFRLTDYVKAQIASPLMAKVLTAAVTDARSILIAGGTGSGKTTLANALLAEIAGLEERVVIIEDTRELRCDAKDAVTLRTKPGVASLADLVRSTLRLRPDRIIVGEVRGAEALDMLKAWNTGHPGGIATVHANSARAALYRIEQLIQEAVATVPRRLIAEAIDLVVFIKGRGPARRIEAVAELKGLDPSGDYLLETPPGLPNTAHRP; encoded by the coding sequence ATGCTGCGGACCGCGATGGGACCTGCAATCGCGCTGGCTCTCGAGGAGCCCGATGTCGTCGAGGTCATGGTCAATCCCGACGGGAGGCTTTGGCTTGATCGCCACGGGACGGGCCGCGCTGATACCGGCGTTGTTCTGACGCCGCAGGAGTCGGAGCGGATCATCCGGCTTGTTGCCAGCCATGTGCGGGCGGAAGCGAGCGGTTCGTCTCCAATCATCTCAGCGGAGTTGCCCGAAACGGGCGAACGCTTCGAAGGCGTCTTGCCACCCGTCTCGCTTGCGCCTTGCTTTGCGATACGCAAGCCCGCGACGACCACGTTCCGCCTAACCGACTACGTCAAGGCGCAGATCGCCTCGCCTCTGATGGCGAAAGTGCTCACGGCCGCAGTGACCGACGCGCGCAGCATTCTGATCGCCGGCGGCACTGGCTCGGGCAAGACGACGCTTGCCAACGCTCTCCTTGCGGAGATTGCCGGTCTCGAAGAGCGGGTGGTCATCATCGAGGACACCCGCGAGCTGCGCTGCGATGCGAAGGATGCCGTGACGCTCCGGACCAAGCCGGGCGTGGCGAGCCTCGCCGATCTTGTGCGGTCCACACTGCGCTTACGGCCCGACCGCATCATCGTCGGTGAGGTCAGAGGCGCCGAGGCCCTGGACATGCTGAAGGCCTGGAATACGGGTCATCCCGGCGGAATTGCCACGGTCCATGCCAACTCGGCTCGAGCTGCGCTCTACCGGATCGAACAACTCATCCAGGAAGCGGTCGCGACCGTGCCGCGCCGGCTCATTGCCGAGGCGATCGACCTGGTCGTCTTCATCAAGGGACGGGGCCCCGCGCGGCGCATCGAGGCCGTCGCCGAGCTCAAAGGCCTCGATCCGTCAGGCGACTATCTGCTCGAAACCCCGCCTGGACTTCCAAACACCGCCCACCGCCCTTGA
- a CDS encoding VirB3 family type IV secretion system protein translates to MRAEGFELVLHRSLTEPILIGGAPRAAAILIGTLSAVLALGLRLWLAGLVLWVVGHSAAVWLAKRDPAFVEVAIRHTKHKGRLAR, encoded by the coding sequence ATGCGCGCGGAAGGTTTTGAACTCGTGCTCCACCGCTCGTTGACCGAGCCCATCCTGATCGGCGGCGCCCCGCGTGCCGCCGCCATCCTGATCGGGACACTCTCCGCCGTGCTGGCACTCGGTCTGCGTCTTTGGCTCGCAGGCCTCGTGCTCTGGGTCGTCGGCCACAGCGCGGCCGTTTGGCTCGCCAAGCGCGACCCGGCCTTCGTCGAAGTCGCCATCCGTCACACCAAGCACAAAGGGCGTCTCGCACGCTGA